A genomic segment from Dermatobacter hominis encodes:
- the purN gene encoding phosphoribosylglycinamide formyltransferase codes for MRLAVLASGSGTLLDAMATGGLPIALVMVDRHCAVEDVAAGHGIPCVVVERTDFGDSFDRDAFTARVVEQLGEQRIDLVAMAGWGTILGPAAFAALPGRIINTHPALLPAFPGWHAVRDALAYGVKVTGCTVHVATETVDDGPILAQEAVPVLPGDDESTLHERIKAVERRLYTDTIRSILEHGVEQFDRTVSSASTSS; via the coding sequence ATGCGACTCGCCGTCCTCGCCTCCGGTTCGGGCACGCTGCTCGACGCCATGGCGACCGGCGGCTTGCCCATCGCCCTGGTGATGGTCGACCGCCACTGCGCGGTCGAGGACGTCGCCGCCGGTCACGGCATCCCGTGCGTCGTCGTCGAGCGCACCGACTTCGGTGACAGCTTCGACCGTGACGCCTTCACCGCCCGGGTCGTCGAGCAGCTCGGCGAGCAGCGCATCGACCTGGTGGCGATGGCCGGGTGGGGCACGATCCTCGGCCCGGCCGCCTTCGCGGCGCTCCCGGGCCGCATCATCAACACGCACCCGGCGCTGCTACCGGCCTTCCCCGGCTGGCACGCGGTGCGAGACGCCCTCGCGTACGGCGTCAAGGTCACCGGCTGCACCGTCCACGTGGCCACCGAGACCGTCGACGACGGTCCGATCCTGGCCCAGGAGGCGGTCCCGGTCCTCCCGGGCGACGACGAGTCGACGCTCCACGAGCGCATCAAGGCGGTCGAGCGCCGCCTCTACACCGACACGATCCGATCCATCCTCGAGCACGGCGTCGAGCAGTTCGACCGCACCGTCTCGAGCGCCTCGACCTCGTCGTAG
- a CDS encoding ATP-binding protein → MGEEDRTRRSGPRQEWTRGAVETLTVLFCDLVDSTRISVALDAAGNAHLRGSLFGILREEVERVDGSQVKSLGDGIMAVFPNAASGLTAAVAIQRRVEHLDRRFAEPIRLRIGLSAGDVEFDDGDWYGEPVVEAARLCDVAPAGGILVGELVRLLAGRAVAFDFGELVEHDLKGLPDPVPARPVEWLPLEQHAVPLRWPTSSAADPLVGRSSEVARFGRVLASVEDGSSRVVSLTGESGVGKSRLAEDLARLAHDRGAVVVVGRAREELLVPFGPYREALAHLVAHLDVSILAEHVGEHGAELGRLVPELAARLGSLEEPAPTDPETELYRLYRAVVGLLTDLASARPVVLVLDDLHLADRSTVHLTRFLADEAVPGLMLLTVYRRGELDADNPLNDMRAEQSAAGRLVALDLDGLDTGGVATLVEQVVGHPLPAPARRIADVIARETDGNPFFVTEMVRHLREEGGIGFDGQPSPDDAGIAATLPTTVLEVVRRRVQRLGDATGRVLAAAAVLGLEFDLGVLATLAGIEDDALVDHLERATAAGLLRPSSRHAGTCSFAHGIVGRTLYGDLSVLRRSQLHRHAAQVLQRLVGGEPAAVTDLSAVAEVARHAYEGRDRMTTRAAIAWAREAGRRADGQLAPGEAIRWFERALEMADEVEPDVELVGELLLSLGVAQRDAGLGVYVDTLRRAAGLARELGSPDLRAEVALANFRGFWSSSGSVDPERIDELQEARAAFGDGDHPAAAKLLATTAVELGFGEDPEARLVLSDEAVAMGRRLGQPATLAYLLRSWELVHRLPWFLDERVRVAEEHHRLAQALDDPVEWFWAVNSYSIVALEHGDAALFQQLVPQVLPAAAATGQRLLEWIGGFVAINAHLIEGRADEAEALMERTHEVGQEAGMPDVDEVYASHLFEIRRAQGRVDELVDLLVAVVEAAPDIEAFRPALGICYRDLGRRDGHDLFREDVVDGFARYRHNGLWLASMTMNAELAAFFDDEEAALLLHERLVPWRDQVVWTGTTAGRSVAGAVGQVAVTLGRFDEAEDLLTQAVEVHRALRAPAWTAESLLAAAVMYSTRGGPGDEGRARESLAEAVALAASVGAGSIQHRAELVAARVG, encoded by the coding sequence GTGGGAGAAGAGGACAGGACCCGTCGGTCCGGACCTCGCCAGGAGTGGACGCGGGGAGCGGTCGAGACGCTCACCGTCTTGTTCTGCGACCTCGTCGACTCGACCCGGATCAGCGTCGCCCTCGATGCGGCCGGCAACGCCCACCTGCGGGGCTCGCTCTTCGGCATCCTGCGTGAGGAGGTCGAGCGGGTCGACGGCAGCCAGGTGAAGTCGCTCGGCGACGGGATCATGGCCGTCTTCCCCAACGCCGCGAGCGGGCTCACCGCTGCGGTCGCGATCCAGCGCCGGGTCGAGCACCTCGACCGCCGCTTCGCCGAGCCGATCCGGCTGCGCATCGGGCTGAGCGCCGGCGACGTCGAGTTCGACGACGGCGACTGGTACGGCGAGCCGGTGGTCGAGGCGGCTCGGCTGTGCGACGTCGCGCCGGCCGGCGGCATCCTCGTCGGAGAGCTCGTCCGGCTGCTCGCCGGTCGAGCCGTCGCCTTCGACTTCGGCGAGCTCGTCGAGCACGACCTCAAGGGCCTGCCCGACCCTGTGCCGGCCCGACCGGTCGAGTGGCTGCCGCTCGAGCAGCACGCCGTCCCCCTGCGCTGGCCCACGTCGTCGGCCGCCGACCCGCTCGTCGGCCGCTCGTCGGAGGTGGCGCGCTTCGGGCGCGTGCTCGCGTCGGTCGAGGACGGCAGCAGTCGGGTCGTGTCGCTCACCGGCGAGTCGGGCGTCGGCAAGAGCCGCCTGGCCGAGGACCTGGCGCGGCTGGCCCACGACCGCGGCGCGGTCGTCGTGGTCGGCCGGGCGCGGGAGGAGCTGCTCGTCCCCTTCGGCCCGTACCGCGAGGCGCTGGCCCACCTCGTCGCCCATCTCGACGTGAGCATCCTGGCCGAGCACGTCGGCGAGCACGGTGCCGAGCTCGGCCGGCTGGTGCCCGAGCTCGCGGCCCGCCTCGGATCGCTCGAGGAGCCGGCGCCGACCGACCCGGAGACCGAGCTCTACCGCCTGTACCGGGCCGTCGTGGGACTGCTCACCGACCTCGCGTCGGCCCGGCCCGTGGTGCTCGTCCTCGACGACCTGCACCTGGCCGACCGCTCGACCGTGCACCTCACGAGGTTCCTGGCCGACGAGGCCGTCCCCGGCCTGATGCTCCTCACCGTCTACCGACGGGGCGAGCTCGACGCCGACAACCCGCTCAACGACATGCGGGCCGAGCAGTCGGCGGCCGGCCGGCTCGTCGCGCTCGACCTCGACGGCCTCGACACCGGCGGCGTCGCCACGCTCGTCGAGCAGGTCGTCGGCCACCCGCTCCCGGCGCCGGCGCGCCGGATCGCCGACGTCATCGCCCGCGAGACCGACGGCAACCCGTTCTTCGTGACCGAGATGGTCCGCCACCTCCGGGAGGAGGGCGGCATCGGCTTCGACGGCCAGCCGTCGCCCGACGACGCGGGGATCGCCGCGACGCTGCCGACGACCGTGCTCGAGGTCGTCCGGCGTCGGGTGCAGCGCCTCGGCGACGCCACGGGCCGCGTGCTGGCGGCCGCGGCGGTGCTGGGCCTCGAGTTCGACCTCGGTGTCCTGGCGACCCTCGCCGGGATCGAGGACGACGCCCTGGTCGACCACCTGGAGCGCGCCACGGCGGCGGGCCTGCTCCGCCCGTCCAGCCGGCACGCCGGCACGTGCTCGTTCGCGCACGGGATCGTCGGCCGCACCCTCTACGGCGACCTGTCCGTGCTGCGCCGCTCGCAGCTGCACCGCCACGCCGCCCAGGTCCTGCAGCGCCTCGTCGGCGGCGAGCCGGCGGCGGTGACCGACCTGAGCGCGGTGGCCGAGGTCGCCCGCCACGCCTACGAGGGCCGTGATCGCATGACCACGCGCGCGGCGATCGCCTGGGCGCGCGAGGCCGGACGGCGCGCCGACGGCCAGCTCGCGCCGGGCGAGGCGATCCGCTGGTTCGAGCGGGCGCTCGAGATGGCCGACGAGGTCGAGCCCGACGTCGAGCTGGTCGGCGAGCTCCTCCTCAGCCTCGGCGTGGCCCAGCGGGACGCCGGCCTGGGCGTGTACGTCGACACACTGCGCCGCGCCGCCGGCCTGGCCCGGGAGCTCGGTTCGCCGGACCTGCGGGCCGAGGTCGCGCTCGCCAACTTCCGCGGCTTCTGGTCGAGCAGCGGGTCGGTCGACCCCGAGCGGATCGACGAGCTGCAGGAGGCCCGGGCCGCCTTCGGCGACGGCGACCACCCCGCGGCGGCGAAGCTGCTCGCCACCACCGCGGTCGAGCTCGGGTTCGGCGAGGACCCCGAGGCGCGCCTCGTGCTGTCGGACGAGGCGGTGGCCATGGGTCGCCGGCTCGGGCAGCCGGCGACGCTGGCCTACCTCCTCCGGTCGTGGGAGCTCGTGCACCGGCTGCCGTGGTTCCTCGACGAGCGGGTGCGGGTCGCCGAGGAGCACCACCGGCTGGCGCAGGCGCTCGACGACCCGGTCGAGTGGTTCTGGGCGGTGAACTCCTACAGCATCGTGGCGCTCGAGCACGGCGACGCCGCGCTCTTCCAGCAGCTCGTCCCGCAGGTGCTGCCCGCTGCGGCCGCGACGGGCCAGCGCCTGCTCGAGTGGATCGGCGGGTTCGTCGCGATCAACGCCCACCTGATCGAGGGCCGCGCCGACGAGGCCGAGGCGCTGATGGAGCGCACGCACGAGGTCGGCCAGGAGGCCGGCATGCCCGACGTCGACGAGGTCTACGCGTCGCACCTGTTCGAGATCCGCCGGGCGCAGGGCCGGGTCGACGAGCTGGTCGACCTGCTGGTCGCGGTCGTCGAGGCCGCGCCCGACATCGAGGCGTTCCGCCCCGCGCTCGGCATCTGCTACCGGGACCTGGGGCGCCGCGACGGCCACGACCTGTTCCGGGAGGACGTCGTCGACGGGTTCGCCCGCTACCGCCACAACGGCCTCTGGCTGGCGTCGATGACCATGAACGCCGAGCTCGCCGCGTTCTTCGACGACGAGGAGGCCGCGCTGCTGCTGCACGAGCGGCTGGTGCCGTGGCGGGACCAGGTGGTCTGGACCGGGACGACGGCCGGGCGGTCGGTGGCCGGCGCCGTCGGCCAGGTCGCGGTGACGCTCGGTCGCTTCGACGAGGCCGAGGACCTGCTGACGCAGGCGGTCGAGGTGCACCGGGCGCTGCGCGCGCCGGCGTGGACCGCCGAGTC
- a CDS encoding serine hydrolase — protein MRRTDDTSTRGPFGAPTAAGDPGDGMSAASPDDCPTAGAITGPAGAASAARPSGRDRFLDVVRALALVRVILWHTWSAAWLTWFPAMPAMFFGAGALLDGSLERRGWWATVRQRARRLLIPFWVYGAVSVAVMVAMGWRPGPGELFGWLVPVVDPVGSDELRGLWIPLWYVRAYVWFVLGAAGIRWLVRRVGVGAPVLFAVATVAVYWAEQVAGRSLLPLSVLDAVSYGTFVAAGMVYAQRDRRVPAARTSAVLGLALAVAAVLAAMRYGPADLVVNRSALLTVLVGGVGLMVLFALHPILASVDGVTGRGVDALVRRTLTIYLWHGFGLVAAAELVDEHLAPGPLRWGLALLVVVVVTAGCVVIFGPIEEWAAGRRAAPLPGARARALALVPRSIRQRPPAWRLVDLGDGATPRGGPAPPTDRRPTVGERRPVQVDPLRSWTGRGPWGRVRPRGRRLALRSGAALLAIGLVASALVVSPDGGSSAEPLSGQAVAARAGMLDATTTTSTSIPGASQIEGPTLEQEIQAWVERHPDVQTVGGLTTLKGAVVDRDGTVSVFSWSAGDVPIVTPADSGSPAVDGTPLVWWSMTKAATAVWLMRSVEAGAVALDDPLSRWMPEIPHAGEMTLEQLARHQSGIPGSLDDSLLSTEPIGVIQRYLDDPELAFAPGAGFDYSRLGYLLLATALERATGTTWRSAMEDLGARADVQLTFDEDVEPLDHVTDPDRHGYRGRTWSSGGIQSDPATLVRFFRWALTDGVSTASMESMSAFSGADGDWIYGIGLMPLCPCTREDSAVHTSRVGLDSVAGSFAVDLDSGAAVALYPDSWFDGDNGPRPEFYELESVLLDRLATP, from the coding sequence ATGCGACGCACCGACGACACCTCGACGCGCGGGCCCTTCGGCGCCCCGACCGCCGCCGGCGATCCCGGCGACGGGATGTCGGCTGCGAGCCCCGACGACTGCCCAACCGCCGGCGCGATCACGGGCCCCGCCGGTGCCGCATCCGCGGCGAGGCCGAGCGGACGGGACCGCTTCCTCGACGTCGTACGGGCGCTCGCGCTCGTCCGGGTCATCCTCTGGCACACCTGGTCGGCCGCCTGGCTCACGTGGTTCCCGGCGATGCCGGCCATGTTCTTCGGCGCCGGCGCGCTGCTCGACGGGTCGCTCGAGCGTCGGGGCTGGTGGGCGACCGTGCGCCAGCGGGCCCGCCGGCTGCTGATCCCGTTCTGGGTCTACGGCGCGGTCAGCGTGGCGGTCATGGTGGCGATGGGCTGGCGCCCCGGACCGGGCGAGCTGTTCGGCTGGCTCGTCCCGGTCGTCGACCCGGTGGGCAGCGACGAGCTCCGGGGGCTGTGGATCCCGCTCTGGTACGTGCGGGCCTACGTCTGGTTCGTGCTCGGCGCCGCGGGGATTCGGTGGCTGGTGCGGCGCGTCGGCGTCGGTGCGCCGGTCCTGTTCGCCGTCGCCACGGTGGCGGTGTACTGGGCCGAGCAGGTGGCCGGCCGGTCGCTCCTGCCGCTGTCGGTGCTCGACGCCGTCAGCTACGGCACGTTCGTCGCCGCCGGGATGGTCTACGCACAGCGGGACCGCCGGGTGCCCGCGGCCCGGACCTCGGCCGTGCTGGGGCTGGCGTTGGCCGTCGCCGCCGTGCTCGCCGCCATGCGGTACGGCCCGGCCGACCTCGTCGTGAACCGCTCGGCGCTGCTGACCGTGCTCGTCGGCGGCGTAGGGCTGATGGTGCTGTTCGCGCTGCACCCGATCCTCGCCTCGGTCGACGGCGTGACCGGCAGGGGCGTGGACGCGCTCGTGCGCCGCACGCTGACGATCTACCTCTGGCACGGCTTCGGGCTGGTCGCTGCGGCCGAGCTGGTCGACGAGCACCTCGCGCCCGGGCCGCTGCGGTGGGGGCTCGCCCTGCTCGTCGTGGTCGTCGTGACGGCCGGGTGCGTCGTGATCTTCGGTCCGATCGAGGAGTGGGCGGCCGGCCGGCGGGCCGCGCCGCTGCCCGGCGCCAGGGCCCGCGCCCTGGCGCTCGTCCCGCGGTCGATCCGACAGCGACCGCCGGCCTGGCGGCTCGTCGACCTGGGCGACGGGGCCACCCCGAGGGGCGGACCGGCGCCGCCGACCGATCGCCGCCCGACGGTGGGGGAGCGCCGCCCCGTGCAGGTCGATCCCCTGCGGTCGTGGACCGGCCGTGGCCCGTGGGGGCGCGTCCGGCCGCGGGGCCGTCGCCTCGCGCTCCGGTCCGGCGCGGCGCTGCTCGCGATCGGCCTCGTGGCGTCGGCGCTCGTCGTGTCGCCCGACGGCGGCAGCTCGGCCGAGCCGCTGTCGGGCCAGGCGGTCGCGGCGCGCGCCGGGATGCTCGACGCCACGACGACGACCTCGACGTCCATCCCCGGGGCGTCGCAGATCGAGGGACCGACGCTCGAGCAGGAGATCCAGGCGTGGGTCGAGCGGCACCCCGACGTCCAGACCGTCGGGGGGCTGACCACCCTCAAGGGCGCCGTCGTCGACCGCGACGGCACGGTCTCGGTGTTCTCGTGGTCGGCGGGCGACGTCCCGATCGTGACCCCGGCCGACTCGGGCTCCCCGGCCGTCGACGGCACCCCGCTCGTGTGGTGGTCGATGACGAAGGCGGCGACGGCGGTGTGGCTCATGCGCTCGGTCGAAGCCGGTGCGGTGGCCCTCGACGACCCGCTGTCGCGGTGGATGCCCGAGATCCCGCACGCAGGTGAGATGACGCTGGAGCAGCTGGCCCGGCACCAGTCGGGGATCCCGGGATCGCTGGACGACAGCCTCCTCTCGACCGAACCGATCGGCGTCATCCAGCGGTACCTCGACGACCCCGAGCTGGCCTTCGCCCCGGGCGCCGGCTTCGACTACTCGCGGCTGGGGTACCTGCTGCTCGCCACCGCGCTGGAGCGCGCGACGGGGACCACGTGGCGGTCGGCGATGGAGGACCTCGGGGCCCGGGCCGACGTGCAGCTGACGTTCGACGAGGACGTCGAGCCGCTCGACCACGTGACCGACCCGGACCGGCACGGCTACCGGGGACGGACCTGGTCGAGCGGCGGGATCCAGTCGGACCCGGCGACGCTCGTGCGCTTCTTCCGATGGGCGCTGACCGACGGCGTGTCCACCGCGTCGATGGAGTCGATGAGCGCGTTCTCCGGCGCCGACGGCGACTGGATCTACGGGATCGGGCTGATGCCGCTGTGCCCGTGCACGCGGGAGGACTCGGCGGTGCACACCAGCCGGGTCGGCCTCGACTCGGTGGCCGGCAGCTTCGCCGTCGACCTCGACTCGGGCGCGGCCGTCGCGCTGTACCCCGACAGCTGGTTCGACGGCGACAACGGCCCGCGGCCCGAGTTCTACGAGCTCGAGTCGGTGCTCCTCGACCGCCTCGCCACCCCCTGA
- the purH gene encoding bifunctional phosphoribosylaminoimidazolecarboxamide formyltransferase/IMP cyclohydrolase: MSTESRPRRALLSAYDKTGVVELGAALVELGWELVSSGGTAKVLADAGLPVIPSEQVTGFGEMLGHRVVTLHPMIHGGILADRDDPSHVADMEAHGVVPIDLVAVNLYPFRSDPSVELIDIGGPAMVRGAAKNHAHVTVLVDPADYQPVLEELRANGEVSATTRRRLARDAFAHTAAYDSAIVAWFDDEGPGELPPLPEEHAPLPRTLHLSATLAQPLRYGENPHQVGARYSFTGDSCWDSAVLHGGKEMSYLNVYDADAAWRLVHSLGDEPAAVIIKHANPCGAAVADDITTAYVRAHECDPTSAFGGIVAVNRTVPVEMAKALAPIFTEVVIAPGYDDDALMVLLEKRNLRVLTAPPPTVPALDVRSVDGGLLVQTKDVVTVDRSRWQVVTERQPTEQEWADLEFAWRLCARVTSNTIVLVKDGQAFGIGAGQQSRVDAAQIAGQKAAGRADGGAGASDAFFPFRDGLDSVADQGVTAVIQPGGSIRDEEVVAAADERGLAMVMTGERHFKH, translated from the coding sequence ATGAGCACCGAGTCCCGTCCCCGCCGCGCACTGCTGTCCGCCTACGACAAGACCGGCGTCGTCGAGCTGGGCGCCGCGCTGGTGGAGCTCGGGTGGGAGCTGGTGTCGAGCGGCGGCACCGCCAAGGTCCTGGCCGATGCCGGCCTGCCCGTCATCCCGTCGGAGCAGGTCACCGGCTTCGGCGAGATGCTCGGCCACCGGGTCGTCACGCTCCACCCGATGATCCACGGCGGCATCCTCGCCGACCGCGACGACCCGTCCCACGTGGCCGACATGGAGGCCCACGGGGTCGTCCCGATCGACCTCGTCGCCGTCAACCTGTACCCGTTCCGGTCCGACCCGTCGGTGGAGCTGATCGACATCGGCGGCCCGGCCATGGTGCGCGGCGCGGCCAAGAACCACGCGCACGTCACGGTGCTCGTCGACCCCGCCGACTACCAGCCGGTGCTCGAGGAGCTGCGGGCGAACGGGGAGGTGTCCGCCACCACCCGACGGCGGCTGGCACGCGACGCCTTCGCCCACACCGCGGCGTACGACAGCGCGATCGTCGCCTGGTTCGACGACGAGGGCCCGGGCGAGCTGCCGCCGCTCCCGGAGGAGCACGCCCCGCTGCCGCGCACGTTGCACCTGTCGGCGACGCTGGCCCAGCCCCTCCGCTACGGCGAGAACCCGCACCAGGTCGGCGCCCGCTACTCGTTCACCGGCGACAGCTGCTGGGACTCCGCGGTCCTGCACGGCGGCAAGGAGATGTCGTACCTCAACGTGTACGACGCCGATGCAGCGTGGCGTCTGGTGCACTCGCTCGGCGACGAGCCCGCAGCCGTGATCATCAAGCACGCCAACCCGTGCGGCGCCGCCGTGGCCGACGACATCACCACCGCCTACGTGCGGGCCCACGAGTGCGACCCGACCTCGGCCTTCGGCGGGATCGTCGCCGTGAACCGGACGGTGCCGGTCGAGATGGCCAAGGCGCTCGCCCCGATCTTCACCGAGGTCGTGATCGCGCCGGGCTACGACGACGACGCGCTGATGGTGCTGCTCGAGAAGCGCAACCTCCGCGTCCTGACCGCTCCGCCGCCGACCGTGCCGGCGCTCGACGTGCGCAGCGTCGACGGCGGGCTGCTGGTGCAGACCAAGGACGTCGTCACCGTCGACCGCTCCAGGTGGCAGGTCGTGACCGAGCGCCAGCCCACCGAGCAGGAGTGGGCGGACCTCGAGTTCGCGTGGCGCCTGTGCGCCCGCGTCACGTCGAACACGATCGTGCTCGTGAAGGACGGCCAGGCCTTCGGCATCGGTGCCGGCCAGCAGAGCCGGGTCGACGCCGCGCAGATCGCGGGCCAGAAGGCGGCCGGTCGTGCCGACGGCGGTGCCGGGGCGAGCGACGCGTTCTTCCCCTTCCGCGACGGGCTCGACTCGGTCGCCGACCAGGGCGTCACCGCGGTGATCCAGCCCGGCGGGTCGATCCGTGACGAGGAGGTAGTCGCGGCGGCCGACGAGCGCGGCCTGGCGATGGTGATGACGGGCGAACGCCACTTCAAGCACTGA